One genomic window of Butyricicoccus intestinisimiae includes the following:
- a CDS encoding YbhB/YbcL family Raf kinase inhibitor-like protein, with protein sequence MKVTSTGIANGYWEDRFGKFGTELSAEGTPLRSIPFKIEDAPEGTVSFAVVLDDVDAIPVCGFTWIHWALCDLTVTELPEDASRHDPSLIQGCTSFHSVASDESIEEASRYGGMAPPDKEHQYDLSVYALDCKLNLKPGFYLNELIHGLRGHVLSHTRLSAMYRAK encoded by the coding sequence ATGAAAGTAACAAGTACGGGTATCGCAAACGGCTACTGGGAGGATCGCTTCGGCAAGTTCGGCACGGAGCTTTCCGCAGAGGGCACGCCGCTGCGTTCGATTCCATTCAAAATCGAGGACGCGCCAGAAGGCACGGTCAGCTTTGCTGTCGTTCTGGACGATGTGGATGCCATTCCGGTATGCGGCTTTACATGGATTCACTGGGCACTGTGCGATCTGACCGTCACCGAGCTGCCGGAAGACGCCAGCCGGCACGATCCTTCTTTGATTCAGGGCTGCACCAGCTTCCACAGCGTGGCATCCGACGAGTCCATCGAAGAAGCGTCGCGCTACGGCGGCATGGCGCCTCCGGACAAGGAGCATCAGTACGATCTGTCCGTCTACGCGCTGGACTGCAAGTTGAATCTGAAGCCAGGCTTCTATCTCAACGAACTGATCCACGGTCTGCGCGGCCATGTGCTGTCGCACACCCGCCTGTCCGCCATGTATCGCGCCAAGTAA
- a CDS encoding YihY/virulence factor BrkB family protein: MRKKQIKQISGAMVRSYFTDSIPKASAELSYYLLFSIFPLLLVISTLMSAMKISQVTILNILSLLPGDIQRVISPIITRYIGSMSPFTFIGRIFVFTILGIYFMSRTMSSLMHTVNRIYKIPNRRGGIGQLIFEVLTAAGLIFAIVFTFILWIFGRSIRLLVLKYLSISLPEQLAWLWGWGRFLIAIGLMFLFILILCYLCPNCIMKLRDALPGALFTLVAWIICTVIFTFYITNISQYDALYGSISAIMILMLWLYLTGIVLILGFELNLILMKCKHKDFVCKQKPWYVKAIDGENTHTHKKRRRKIRRKRR; this comes from the coding sequence GTGCGGAAAAAACAAATCAAGCAAATTTCCGGCGCGATGGTGCGTAGTTATTTTACGGACAGCATTCCGAAGGCGTCGGCGGAGCTGTCGTATTATCTGCTGTTTTCCATCTTTCCGCTGCTGCTGGTTATCAGCACGCTGATGTCGGCAATGAAAATTTCACAGGTGACGATATTAAATATTTTGAGTTTGCTTCCGGGTGATATTCAGCGCGTGATTTCCCCAATTATCACACGGTATATCGGTTCGATGTCGCCATTTACCTTTATCGGTCGGATTTTTGTGTTCACGATTTTAGGCATTTATTTTATGAGCCGCACGATGAGTTCGCTCATGCATACGGTGAATCGGATTTATAAGATACCGAATCGGCGCGGCGGCATCGGTCAGTTGATTTTTGAGGTTTTGACAGCGGCAGGTTTGATTTTTGCGATTGTCTTTACCTTTATTCTGTGGATTTTTGGTCGTTCGATTCGCCTGCTGGTGCTTAAATATCTCAGCATCAGCCTGCCGGAACAGCTGGCATGGCTTTGGGGATGGGGGCGATTTCTCATTGCCATCGGCCTCATGTTCCTGTTTATCTTGATTCTGTGTTATTTGTGCCCGAACTGCATCATGAAGCTCAGAGATGCGTTGCCGGGCGCGTTGTTCACGTTGGTGGCGTGGATTATCTGCACAGTCATTTTTACCTTTTATATCACGAACATCAGTCAGTACGATGCGTTGTATGGTTCGATCAGTGCCATTATGATTTTGATGCTGTGGCTGTATTTGACCGGTATCGTCTTGATTTTGGGTTTTGAACTCAATCTGATTTTGATGAAGTGCAAACACAAAGATTTTGTTTGTAAACAAAAGCCGTGGTACGTCAAAGCCATTGATGGGGAAAACACGCATACACATAAAAAAAGACGTAGAAAAATTAGGAGGAAACGAAGATGA
- the scfB gene encoding thioether cross-link-forming SCIFF peptide maturase, with product MIHRFSMKGVNILMDINSGSVHVVDDAAYALSAVVAPGMTETCPEDILRSLSDRFTEEQLQEAYHELYELEQSGYLFADDDYINIAAAIPTGAPIKALCLHVSHDCNLRCKYCFAETGDFGMGKRMTMDFDVAKKAIDFVIEKSRGRRNIEVDFFGGEPLMAWDTVKKTVAYARSLEEEKNKKFRFTITTNGLMLDDEKIDYINENMDNCVLSLDGRKCINDEMRPTAGGCGSYDVIVPKFKKLVSQRSKDKDYYVRGTFTSKNLDFTNDVLAIADEGFDQLSVEPVTSEPGTGYDISEKDLPRIGEEYEKLVDIMQQRRKEGKSFNFFHFMVDLQQGPCVIKRLRGCGAGYEYVAVTPDGEIYPCHQFVGHPEFLLGTLDNGKFDMDISNHFSGLNVCTRPKCKDCWAKFYCSGGCAAANFNMNGDIETPYEMGCELQKKRLECAIYLKAAQMMEE from the coding sequence ATGATACATCGTTTTTCCATGAAGGGTGTCAATATCCTGATGGATATTAACAGTGGATCGGTTCACGTGGTGGATGATGCGGCATATGCGCTGTCTGCTGTTGTTGCGCCGGGCATGACGGAAACATGTCCGGAGGATATTTTGCGCAGTCTGTCCGACCGATTTACCGAGGAGCAGCTGCAGGAAGCGTATCACGAGCTGTATGAGCTGGAGCAGAGCGGTTATCTGTTTGCGGATGATGATTATATCAACATTGCGGCAGCGATTCCGACCGGTGCACCGATCAAGGCACTGTGTCTGCATGTGTCGCATGACTGCAATCTGCGCTGTAAGTACTGCTTTGCAGAGACCGGCGATTTTGGCATGGGCAAGCGCATGACCATGGATTTTGATGTGGCAAAGAAGGCGATTGACTTTGTCATTGAGAAGTCCCGCGGACGCCGAAATATCGAGGTGGATTTCTTCGGCGGCGAGCCGCTCATGGCTTGGGATACCGTGAAAAAGACGGTGGCATATGCGCGTTCTCTGGAAGAAGAAAAGAACAAGAAATTCCGCTTCACCATCACGACCAACGGCCTGATGCTGGATGACGAAAAGATTGATTATATCAACGAGAACATGGACAACTGCGTGCTGTCTTTGGACGGCAGAAAGTGCATCAACGATGAGATGCGCCCGACCGCAGGCGGCTGCGGCAGCTATGATGTCATTGTTCCAAAGTTCAAGAAGCTGGTTTCTCAGCGCAGCAAGGACAAGGATTATTATGTCCGCGGCACATTTACCAGCAAAAATCTGGACTTTACCAATGACGTGTTGGCCATCGCGGACGAAGGCTTTGACCAGCTGTCGGTTGAGCCGGTAACCAGTGAGCCGGGAACCGGATACGACATCAGCGAGAAGGATCTGCCGCGCATCGGCGAGGAGTACGAAAAGCTGGTTGACATCATGCAGCAGCGCCGCAAGGAAGGCAAAAGCTTCAATTTCTTCCACTTCATGGTAGATCTGCAGCAGGGCCCGTGTGTCATCAAGCGCCTGCGCGGCTGCGGTGCCGGTTATGAGTACGTTGCCGTGACACCGGACGGAGAGATTTATCCGTGCCATCAGTTTGTCGGTCATCCGGAATTCCTGCTCGGCACACTGGACAACGGCAAGTTTGATATGGATATCTCCAATCACTTCTCCGGTCTGAATGTATGTACCAGACCGAAGTGCAAGGACTGCTGGGCAAAGTTCTATTGTTCCGGCGGCTGTGCAGCAGCGAACTTCAACATGAACGGTGACATTGAAACGCCGTATGAAATGGGTTGTGAGTTGCAGAAAAAGCGTTTGGAGTGTGCAATCTACCTCAAAGCCGCACAGATGATGGAAGAATAA
- the scfA gene encoding six-cysteine ranthipeptide SCIFF, which yields MSHIKTLNTCTFKETAAKGGCGECQTSCQSACKTSCTVANQKCEHEK from the coding sequence ATGTCTCACATTAAGACTCTGAACACCTGCACATTTAAGGAGACTGCTGCAAAGGGCGGCTGTGGCGAATGCCAGACCTCCTGCCAGTCTGCATGCAAGACTTCCTGCACCGTTGCAAACCAGAAGTGCGAGCACGAGAAGTAA
- the thiF gene encoding sulfur carrier protein ThiS adenylyltransferase ThiF, whose amino-acid sequence MLHIICNGKPVQLPDGIGLQDAANQLQPTASVTIRNGFQTSENCILADGDSITLIEKGVLPPRDVLEHMMAARHSPKVHETVRRARVGIAGLGGLGSNIAAMLARTGVGQLVLADFDIVEPSNLNRQNYFVSHLGQYKTEATASLIHQINPFISVETHTVRITAENAMDLFADCDVVCEAFDNPVCKAELVSTLLSESETIRIVSGSGMAGYGSSNTIVTRKRMSRLYVCGDGETAAANGIGLMSPRVTVCAGHEANMVLRLLLGIEEP is encoded by the coding sequence ATGCTTCACATCATTTGCAACGGAAAGCCGGTACAATTGCCCGACGGCATCGGTCTGCAGGACGCAGCAAACCAGCTGCAGCCGACCGCCTCCGTCACCATTCGCAATGGATTTCAGACCAGTGAAAACTGTATCTTAGCGGACGGCGACAGCATCACCCTGATTGAAAAAGGCGTGCTGCCGCCGCGCGATGTACTGGAACACATGATGGCGGCGCGGCATTCGCCAAAAGTGCACGAAACCGTGCGCCGCGCCCGCGTCGGCATCGCCGGTCTCGGCGGACTTGGCTCCAATATCGCCGCTATGCTCGCGCGTACCGGTGTCGGTCAGCTCGTGCTCGCAGATTTCGACATTGTCGAGCCGAGCAATCTCAACCGGCAAAATTATTTTGTCTCCCATCTTGGTCAGTACAAAACCGAGGCGACCGCCTCTCTGATTCATCAGATCAATCCGTTCATCTCGGTAGAAACACATACTGTCCGCATCACTGCGGAAAACGCGATGGATCTGTTTGCAGACTGTGATGTGGTATGCGAAGCGTTTGACAATCCGGTTTGCAAGGCGGAACTGGTTTCCACCTTGCTCAGCGAGTCTGAAACCATTCGCATTGTATCCGGCTCCGGCATGGCGGGCTACGGCTCGTCCAACACCATCGTCACCCGCAAGCGCATGTCTCGCTTATATGTCTGCGGCGATGGCGAAACTGCCGCCGCAAACGGCATCGGTCTGATGTCCCCGCGCGTCACCGTCTGCGCCGGACATGAGGCAAATATGGTTCTTCGTCTGCTGCTCGGCATCGAAGAACCGTAA
- a CDS encoding MGDG synthase family glycosyltransferase, producing the protein MKLLIITAPLGNGHNAVAGAISDCFTALYPDASCEILDMYEYISPHLKKATASGYFLSMKTLSHFHDMASTVYTRQDEKDFNEYTPSRLADAFLASRLRRAIDEYAPDCIVCTMVYAAQAVDLLKGHGAITCPCYGIITDFTVQNYWEDVEYFEYIVAPSEYLQPQFTRRGIDFSRVLPFGIPIRKQFQIKHDKLEMRKKFNLDETLPTILIMSGGMGFGDVPEYIASIEQLPFPVQILVICGKNEKLFEKVCAIQTRNPIKVFEYVNNVDEIMDAADCLLSKPGGITTSESLAKGLPMLMIHPLPGVEDRNVEFLQANGAAIYITKTWQISDAIHLLFQCPGRMDRLKASIETIAKPHATQDLCQHIAHTITNTEEHI; encoded by the coding sequence ATGAAATTACTGATTATTACAGCACCGCTTGGCAACGGACACAATGCCGTTGCCGGAGCAATCTCCGATTGCTTTACTGCATTATATCCCGACGCTTCGTGTGAGATTTTGGACATGTATGAATATATCAGCCCGCATTTGAAAAAGGCAACGGCGAGCGGATATTTTTTGTCTATGAAAACGCTGTCGCATTTTCATGACATGGCGTCTACTGTCTACACGCGGCAGGATGAAAAGGATTTTAACGAATACACGCCATCTCGGCTGGCAGATGCGTTTCTTGCCTCCCGTCTGCGCCGCGCCATTGACGAGTACGCACCGGATTGCATCGTATGCACAATGGTTTATGCCGCACAGGCTGTAGATTTGCTCAAGGGACATGGCGCGATTACTTGTCCCTGCTACGGCATCATTACGGATTTCACCGTACAAAACTACTGGGAGGATGTCGAATATTTTGAATACATTGTTGCGCCGAGCGAATATCTACAGCCGCAGTTTACACGGCGCGGCATAGATTTTTCTCGCGTTTTGCCGTTTGGCATTCCGATTCGCAAGCAATTTCAAATCAAGCATGACAAATTAGAAATGCGCAAAAAATTTAATCTGGATGAAACGCTGCCAACCATTTTAATTATGAGCGGCGGCATGGGATTTGGCGATGTGCCGGAATACATTGCATCCATTGAACAACTGCCGTTCCCTGTACAAATTCTTGTCATCTGCGGCAAAAATGAAAAGCTTTTTGAAAAAGTGTGTGCGATTCAAACACGCAATCCCATCAAAGTGTTTGAATATGTCAACAATGTTGATGAAATCATGGACGCTGCAGATTGTCTGCTCAGCAAACCGGGCGGAATCACGACCAGCGAATCTCTGGCAAAGGGCTTACCGATGTTAATGATTCATCCGCTTCCTGGCGTTGAAGACCGCAATGTGGAATTTCTGCAAGCCAACGGCGCAGCAATTTACATCACCAAAACATGGCAGATTTCTGACGCCATCCATTTGCTGTTTCAATGCCCAGGGCGCATGGATCGCTTAAAGGCGAGCATAGAGACCATCGCAAAGCCGCATGCAACACAGGATTTGTGCCAGCATATCGCGCATACAATAACAAATACGGAGGAACACATATGA
- a CDS encoding flavodoxin family protein: MKVVAFNGSPRKGGNTEICLNLIGEELSKQGIELEIIQVGTRAKPCTACYQCLERGDGHCIQNDEVNGWIDKMVEADGIILASPVYYGGIAGGMKCFLDRAFLAAGPKLHHKVGAAVVTLRRSGGLETYQQLNAYMNTMEMVMATSDYWQAAHGLEKGEVCQDTEGVEVMRKLGRNIAWLVQLIEHGKGTVDAPETGARTMTNFVR, translated from the coding sequence ATGAAAGTAGTTGCATTCAACGGCAGTCCGCGCAAAGGCGGCAATACGGAGATTTGTCTGAATCTCATCGGCGAGGAGCTCAGCAAGCAGGGCATTGAGCTGGAGATCATTCAGGTAGGCACGCGTGCGAAGCCGTGTACGGCTTGCTATCAGTGCTTGGAGCGCGGTGACGGTCATTGTATTCAAAACGATGAAGTGAACGGTTGGATTGACAAGATGGTAGAGGCTGACGGTATTATTTTGGCGTCTCCGGTTTATTACGGCGGCATTGCGGGCGGCATGAAATGCTTCCTTGACCGTGCTTTTTTGGCGGCAGGTCCGAAGCTGCATCATAAGGTTGGTGCGGCAGTTGTCACGCTGCGCCGTTCCGGCGGTCTGGAGACCTATCAGCAGCTCAATGCGTATATGAATACGATGGAAATGGTTATGGCAACTTCGGATTATTGGCAGGCAGCACATGGTCTGGAAAAGGGCGAAGTCTGTCAGGACACCGAGGGCGTAGAAGTTATGCGCAAGCTGGGCAGAAATATCGCATGGCTGGTTCAGCTGATTGAGCACGGCAAGGGAACCGTAGACGCGCCGGAGACAGGTGCGCGCACCATGACCAATTTCGTTCGCTGA
- a CDS encoding aldose 1-epimerase family protein — translation MTYTIENEKFSVSIDSKGAELCSMRSKKTGIEYVWQADPHVWARHAPVLFPIVGRLKDKTYTVGGKEYHITQHGFGRDLEFACTEQTDTTLAFTLMPNEYTKPMYPFDFAFTVRYVLEGNTLQKQHITANHGDTEMYYEVGGHDAYNVALEPDEIMEDYYLDFGSGDAIYPLINDESLMITKNKRTVPLQDGKLFLSGGLFELDALILDDCVRREVSIRSKKSNHVISMKFDDFPYLGIWSKYTGSDTNYVCIEPWSTLPDANYLDHALENKVGVRKLAPKSSETLTFETTIEE, via the coding sequence ATGACGTACACGATTGAAAATGAAAAATTTTCCGTCAGCATCGACAGCAAGGGCGCCGAGCTGTGCTCGATGCGTTCGAAAAAGACCGGCATAGAATATGTCTGGCAGGCAGACCCGCATGTTTGGGCGCGGCACGCGCCGGTGCTGTTTCCGATTGTCGGCCGTCTCAAAGACAAAACGTATACAGTCGGCGGAAAAGAATATCACATCACCCAGCACGGCTTTGGCAGAGATTTGGAATTTGCCTGCACCGAGCAGACAGATACCACGCTGGCATTTACGCTGATGCCAAATGAATATACCAAACCGATGTATCCATTTGATTTTGCGTTTACCGTTCGGTATGTGCTGGAGGGAAATACGCTGCAAAAACAGCACATCACGGCCAATCATGGCGATACCGAGATGTACTATGAAGTCGGCGGGCACGATGCGTATAACGTTGCGTTGGAACCTGACGAAATCATGGAAGATTATTACCTGGATTTTGGCTCCGGTGATGCGATTTATCCGCTCATCAATGATGAGAGCCTTATGATTACCAAGAACAAGCGCACGGTACCGCTGCAGGACGGCAAGCTGTTTTTGTCCGGCGGGCTGTTTGAGCTGGATGCGCTGATTTTGGATGACTGCGTTCGGCGCGAGGTCAGCATCCGCAGCAAAAAATCAAACCATGTCATTTCTATGAAATTTGATGATTTCCCATATTTGGGCATTTGGAGCAAATATACCGGCTCTGACACAAACTACGTCTGCATCGAGCCGTGGAGCACGCTGCCGGATGCAAATTATCTGGATCATGCGTTGGAAAATAAGGTCGGCGTGCGCAAGCTCGCACCAAAGAGCAGCGAAACGCTGACGTTTGAAACCACGATTGAGGAATAA
- a CDS encoding putative RNA methyltransferase: MLICPHCGAPLVRKDKTFCCESGHSYDIARAGYCNLLQTNKPGDHTGDSKEMVEARRRFLDQGYYEGLAMAMCQQMKNLTKDKADINFVDAGCGEGYYTRQMAAVLHENGKLKESIGVDISKSATQYAAKRDLHTQYVTGSAFHMPLADHCADIICSLFAPTPEDEFLRVLKPDGVVVCAVPGEDHLWELKCAVYDKPYQNREEKYQLRGFRRIGRQKFTYRVHLECPEDIQTLFAMTPYSHRTPKIGLARLQALKELDVTLSFVILVFSAEETE; encoded by the coding sequence ATGCTGATTTGCCCGCATTGTGGTGCACCGCTGGTGCGAAAGGACAAGACGTTTTGCTGTGAATCGGGGCACAGCTATGATATCGCAAGGGCCGGCTATTGCAATCTCCTGCAAACCAATAAGCCCGGAGATCATACCGGAGACAGCAAAGAGATGGTTGAAGCGCGCCGCCGCTTTTTGGATCAGGGATATTATGAAGGATTGGCAATGGCGATGTGCCAGCAGATGAAAAATCTGACCAAAGACAAAGCAGACATCAATTTTGTTGATGCCGGATGCGGCGAAGGCTATTACACACGGCAGATGGCTGCTGTGCTGCACGAAAACGGAAAGCTCAAGGAGAGCATCGGCGTGGATATTTCCAAATCTGCCACACAGTACGCGGCGAAGCGAGATCTGCACACCCAGTATGTTACCGGCAGTGCGTTTCACATGCCGCTGGCGGATCACTGCGCGGATATCATTTGTTCGCTGTTTGCACCGACACCAGAAGACGAATTTTTGCGCGTGCTCAAGCCGGATGGCGTAGTGGTGTGCGCCGTGCCGGGAGAGGATCATCTATGGGAGCTGAAATGTGCAGTTTATGACAAGCCGTATCAGAACCGCGAGGAAAAATATCAGCTGCGCGGATTCCGCCGCATTGGCAGACAGAAGTTTACGTATCGCGTGCATTTGGAATGTCCGGAGGATATTCAGACCTTGTTTGCGATGACACCGTATTCGCACCGCACGCCAAAAATCGGGCTGGCGCGTCTGCAGGCACTCAAAGAGCTGGATGTCACGCTGTCATTTGTTATTCTGGTGTTCTCCGCAGAAGAAACCGAGTAA
- the yajC gene encoding preprotein translocase subunit YajC: MNFLLDTAMPSAGAYASVLPIVLLIVLFYFLLIRPQKKQEKKDKAMRDSLVVGDHICTIGGIVGKVVKIDEDELVLETSGGTRMRFKKWAIRAVTTEQEEQKA, translated from the coding sequence ATGAACTTTTTACTGGATACAGCAATGCCGAGTGCAGGTGCGTATGCATCTGTGCTTCCGATTGTCCTGCTGATTGTCCTGTTCTATTTCCTGCTGATTCGTCCGCAGAAGAAACAGGAGAAGAAGGATAAGGCCATGCGTGACAGCCTGGTAGTCGGCGATCATATCTGCACCATTGGCGGTATCGTCGGTAAGGTCGTAAAGATCGATGAAGATGAGCTGGTACTGGAAACCAGCGGTGGCACTCGTATGCGCTTCAAGAAGTGGGCGATTCGTGCCGTTACCACCGAACAGGAGGAGCAGAAGGCGTAA
- the thiS gene encoding sulfur carrier protein ThiS, whose protein sequence is MKVNGNTVSATEGMTVRTLLEQEGYPLTRIAVEVNGAIVPKAQYDTFALHDADAVEIVCFVGGG, encoded by the coding sequence ATGAAAGTAAACGGCAACACGGTTTCTGCGACCGAGGGTATGACAGTTCGCACCCTTCTGGAACAAGAGGGCTACCCGCTCACCCGTATTGCGGTTGAAGTAAACGGCGCCATTGTCCCGAAAGCACAGTACGACACCTTTGCACTGCACGACGCAGACGCAGTGGAAATCGTATGCTTTGTAGGAGGCGGCTGA
- a CDS encoding thiamine phosphate synthase, with amino-acid sequence MTHRLLCPDDFLERLDRIAAQHPYAIVLREKDLSESEYEALARDCLRICQKHAVPLNLNSQIAVARRIGCDGIHLPFHLLLQHKNELDDFSRVGVSLHSPEEAAQLADTPATYVQAGHVFPTDCKAGVPPRGLSFLRAVCQATDLPVFGIGGINAERYPAVLQTGAAGACIMSGLMTCSDVAQTMQPML; translated from the coding sequence GTGACGCACCGGCTGCTGTGTCCGGATGATTTTTTGGAGCGATTGGATCGCATTGCCGCACAGCATCCCTATGCCATTGTGCTTCGTGAAAAGGATTTATCAGAGAGTGAATACGAAGCCTTAGCACGTGATTGCCTGCGCATTTGTCAAAAGCATGCTGTTCCCCTCAATTTGAATTCTCAAATTGCTGTGGCACGGCGCATCGGCTGTGATGGCATTCATCTGCCGTTTCATCTGCTTCTGCAGCACAAAAACGAGTTGGATGATTTTTCCCGCGTAGGTGTCTCCCTGCATTCTCCGGAAGAAGCGGCGCAGCTCGCAGATACTCCGGCGACGTATGTGCAGGCAGGGCACGTGTTTCCGACCGACTGCAAGGCAGGCGTTCCGCCGCGCGGTTTGTCATTCTTGCGTGCGGTCTGTCAGGCGACTGATTTGCCAGTATTTGGTATCGGCGGCATCAACGCCGAGCGTTATCCTGCTGTCCTGCAAACAGGCGCGGCAGGTGCCTGCATTATGTCCGGTCTTATGACCTGCAGCGATGTTGCACAAACTATGCAGCCTATGTTATAA
- the thiH gene encoding 2-iminoacetate synthase ThiH codes for MSEVINAKYITRETNHMEYQPGMEIVPGNIMEQVLEAREGYDETKYTAADVIRALSKDVLTPEDFAALLSPAAQPYVELMAKRAQQETRKHFGNSIMMFTPCYIANYCENYCIYCGFNCHNKIRRGKLNMEEVDKEMAAIAASGLKEILILTGESRTMSPVEYIGEACKIARKYFTVIGVEIYPLNSDEYRHLHECGVDYVTVFQETYNPDKYETLHLGGHKRIFPYRVNAQERALMGGMRGVGFAALLGLDDFRKDAFATGMHAYLIQKKYPHAEIAFSCPRLRPIINNDKINPKDVHETQLTQIICAYRLFMPFASITISTRERAGYRNGIINIAATKISAGVSTGIGDHIEDEDSKGDPQFIISDDRDVHAVRQAIIDEGLQPVFSDYIYAG; via the coding sequence ATGAGCGAAGTTATCAACGCAAAATATATCACCCGTGAGACCAATCACATGGAATATCAGCCGGGCATGGAAATTGTGCCGGGCAACATCATGGAGCAGGTGCTCGAAGCGCGCGAAGGCTATGATGAAACCAAATATACCGCTGCCGATGTCATCCGCGCCCTGTCCAAGGACGTGCTGACACCGGAGGATTTTGCCGCACTGCTCTCTCCGGCAGCTCAGCCATATGTCGAACTGATGGCAAAGCGTGCACAGCAGGAGACCCGCAAGCATTTTGGCAATTCCATCATGATGTTTACACCGTGCTACATTGCCAATTACTGCGAAAACTACTGCATTTACTGCGGCTTTAACTGCCACAACAAGATTCGCCGCGGCAAGCTGAACATGGAAGAAGTCGACAAGGAAATGGCTGCTATCGCTGCATCCGGTCTGAAAGAAATTTTGATTCTGACCGGCGAGAGCCGCACCATGTCTCCGGTTGAATACATCGGCGAAGCATGTAAGATTGCCCGCAAATATTTCACGGTCATCGGCGTAGAAATTTATCCGCTCAACTCGGACGAGTATCGCCATCTGCACGAATGCGGCGTCGATTACGTCACGGTATTCCAAGAGACATATAATCCGGATAAGTACGAAACGCTGCATCTGGGCGGCCACAAGCGCATTTTCCCGTATCGTGTCAACGCACAGGAACGCGCGCTGATGGGCGGCATGCGCGGCGTCGGTTTTGCCGCACTGCTCGGTCTGGACGATTTCCGCAAGGATGCATTTGCAACCGGTATGCACGCATACCTGATTCAGAAAAAGTATCCGCACGCAGAAATTGCCTTCTCCTGCCCGCGTCTGCGTCCGATTATCAACAATGATAAAATCAATCCAAAGGATGTTCACGAGACACAGCTGACGCAAATTATCTGTGCATATCGTCTGTTTATGCCGTTTGCCAGCATTACGATTTCTACCCGTGAACGCGCCGGTTATCGAAACGGCATCATCAACATTGCCGCAACCAAGATTTCCGCCGGTGTTTCCACCGGTATCGGCGACCACATCGAAGATGAGGATTCCAAGGGTGATCCGCAGTTCATCATCTCTGACGACAGAGATGTCCATGCCGTGCGTCAGGCAATCATCGACGAGGGCTTACAGCCGGTATTCTCTGACTACATTTACGCAGGCTGA
- a CDS encoding thiazole synthase, which produces MADTFTLGGHEFTSRFILGSGKYSLDLIKAAVEYAGAQIVTLALRRATLGSIDNILDYIPEGVTLLPNTSGARNAEEAVRIARLAREVGCGNFIKIECIHESKYLLPDNYETIKATEILAKEGFVVLPYMYPDLNAARDLVNAGAAAVMPLGAPIGTNKGLVTKEFIQILVDEIDLPIIVDAGIGKPSQACEAMEMGCAAVMSNTAIATAGDIPAMAGAFKQAIEAGRTAYLSGMGRILEKASASSPLTGFLAD; this is translated from the coding sequence ATGGCTGATACATTTACCCTTGGCGGACACGAATTTACTTCCCGCTTTATTCTCGGTTCCGGCAAATACTCTCTGGATCTCATCAAGGCAGCTGTAGAATACGCCGGTGCGCAGATTGTCACGCTGGCACTGCGCCGTGCAACGCTCGGCAGCATTGACAACATTCTGGATTACATTCCGGAAGGCGTCACCCTTCTGCCGAACACCTCCGGTGCCCGCAATGCAGAAGAAGCTGTCCGCATTGCTCGTCTGGCTCGCGAAGTCGGCTGCGGCAATTTTATTAAAATTGAATGTATTCACGAGTCCAAGTATCTGCTGCCGGACAACTATGAGACCATCAAGGCAACCGAAATTTTGGCAAAGGAAGGCTTTGTCGTTCTGCCGTACATGTATCCGGATCTCAACGCAGCGCGTGATCTCGTCAATGCCGGAGCCGCTGCTGTTATGCCGCTCGGCGCACCGATTGGCACCAACAAGGGTCTTGTCACCAAGGAATTCATTCAGATTCTCGTAGACGAGATTGATCTGCCGATTATTGTAGACGCAGGCATCGGCAAGCCGAGTCAGGCATGTGAGGCAATGGAAATGGGCTGCGCTGCTGTCATGTCCAACACCGCCATTGCAACGGCAGGTGATATTCCGGCAATGGCTGGCGCATTCAAGCAGGCCATTGAGGCAGGCCGCACCGCTTATCTGTCCGGCATGGGCCGCATTCTGGAAAAGGCATCTGCTTCTTCCCCGCTGACCGGTTTTCTGGCAGACTAA